From Myotis daubentonii chromosome 7, mMyoDau2.1, whole genome shotgun sequence, a single genomic window includes:
- the TYW5 gene encoding tRNA wybutosine-synthesizing protein 5 isoform X2, translated as MAGQHLPVPRLQGVSQEQFMQHLYPQRKPVVLEGIDLGTCTSKWTVEYLSQVGGRKEVKIHVAAVPQMDFISKNFVYRTLPFDKLVQRAAEEKHKEFFISEDVADIRKQFPLLEEDIKFPKFFKEEQFFSSVFRISSPGLQLWTHYDVMDNFLIQVTGKKRVVLFSPRDAQYLYLSGTKSEVLNIDDPDLAKYPLFSKARRYECSLNAGDVLFIPALWFHNVISEEFGVGVNVFWKHLPSECYDKTDTYGNKDLTAASRAAQILDRALKTLAELPEEYRDFYARRMVLHIQDKAYSKNFE; from the exons ATGGCCGGGCAGCACCTCCCGGTCCCTCGGCTCCAGGGTGTTTCGCAGGAGCAGTTCATGCAGCACCTCTACCCACAG AGGAAACCTGTAGTGTTGGAAGGAATTGATTTGGGGACATGCACAAGCAAATGGACGGTGGAGTACCTAAGTCAAgttggagggaggaaagaagtgaAGATTCATGTTGCTGCAGTTCCCCAGATGGACTTCATTAGTAAGAACTTTGTATATAG AACTTTACCTTTTGACAAGTTGGTTCAGAGGGCAGCTGAAGAAAAGCATAAagaattctttatttcagag GATGTTGCAGATATCAGAAAGCAGTTTCCTTTATTGGAAGAAGATATTAAGTTTCCAAAATTCTTCAAAGAGGAGCAGTTCTTTTCCAGTGTTTTTCGAATTAGCTCACCGGGATTACAACTTTGGACCCACTATGAT GTAATGGATAATTTCCTAATACAAGTGACAGGAAAAAAGCGTGTTGTACTGTTCAGTCCTCGAGATGCCCAGTATTTATATTTAtcag GTACTAAATCAGAAGTACTGAATATAGATGACCCAGACTTAGCTAAATATCCACTGTTTTCCAAGGCTAGAAGGTATGAATGTTCCCTTAATGCTGGAGATGTATTATTCATTCCTG CTTTATGGTTCCATAATGTAATTTCTGAAGAGTTTGGAGTGGGAGTGAATGTCTTTTGGAAACACCTTCCGTCTGAATGCTATGATAAAACAGATACCTATGGAAACAAAGATCTCACAGCAGCATCAAGAGCTGCACAAATTTTGGACAGAGCCTTAAAAACACTGGCTGAATTACCAGAGGAATACAGGGACTTCTATGCACGGCGAATGGTCTTACACATTCAAGACAAAGCCTATAGCAAAAACTTTGAGTAA
- the TYW5 gene encoding tRNA wybutosine-synthesizing protein 5 isoform X1, with the protein MAGQHLPVPRLQGVSQEQFMQHLYPQRKPVVLEGIDLGTCTSKWTVEYLSQVGGRKEVKIHVAAVPQMDFISKNFVYRTLPFDKLVQRAAEEKHKEFFISEDEKYYLRSLGEDPRKDVADIRKQFPLLEEDIKFPKFFKEEQFFSSVFRISSPGLQLWTHYDVMDNFLIQVTGKKRVVLFSPRDAQYLYLSGTKSEVLNIDDPDLAKYPLFSKARRYECSLNAGDVLFIPALWFHNVISEEFGVGVNVFWKHLPSECYDKTDTYGNKDLTAASRAAQILDRALKTLAELPEEYRDFYARRMVLHIQDKAYSKNFE; encoded by the exons ATGGCCGGGCAGCACCTCCCGGTCCCTCGGCTCCAGGGTGTTTCGCAGGAGCAGTTCATGCAGCACCTCTACCCACAG AGGAAACCTGTAGTGTTGGAAGGAATTGATTTGGGGACATGCACAAGCAAATGGACGGTGGAGTACCTAAGTCAAgttggagggaggaaagaagtgaAGATTCATGTTGCTGCAGTTCCCCAGATGGACTTCATTAGTAAGAACTTTGTATATAG AACTTTACCTTTTGACAAGTTGGTTCAGAGGGCAGCTGAAGAAAAGCATAAagaattctttatttcagag GATGAAAAGTACTACTTACGGTCGCTTGGGGAAGACCCTAGAAAG GATGTTGCAGATATCAGAAAGCAGTTTCCTTTATTGGAAGAAGATATTAAGTTTCCAAAATTCTTCAAAGAGGAGCAGTTCTTTTCCAGTGTTTTTCGAATTAGCTCACCGGGATTACAACTTTGGACCCACTATGAT GTAATGGATAATTTCCTAATACAAGTGACAGGAAAAAAGCGTGTTGTACTGTTCAGTCCTCGAGATGCCCAGTATTTATATTTAtcag GTACTAAATCAGAAGTACTGAATATAGATGACCCAGACTTAGCTAAATATCCACTGTTTTCCAAGGCTAGAAGGTATGAATGTTCCCTTAATGCTGGAGATGTATTATTCATTCCTG CTTTATGGTTCCATAATGTAATTTCTGAAGAGTTTGGAGTGGGAGTGAATGTCTTTTGGAAACACCTTCCGTCTGAATGCTATGATAAAACAGATACCTATGGAAACAAAGATCTCACAGCAGCATCAAGAGCTGCACAAATTTTGGACAGAGCCTTAAAAACACTGGCTGAATTACCAGAGGAATACAGGGACTTCTATGCACGGCGAATGGTCTTACACATTCAAGACAAAGCCTATAGCAAAAACTTTGAGTAA
- the MAIP1 gene encoding m-AAA protease-interacting protein 1, mitochondrial isoform X1 — MALAARLFPRWLLSGPLPGGAARPRSPGRAEGRPPLAGLCCLCRRHLGWTTAPCPPASWASAASALPARDPRRPLLRPAGLPAALPALPAGPRRSYSSEEQPQQRQKTKMLILGFSNPVNWVRTRILAFLIWAYFDKEFSIKEFSEGAKQAFAHVSRLLSQCKFDLLEELVTKELLLVLKEKVTSLPDSHRDALAADMDEIVYTSTGDISIYYDDKGRKFVNILMCFWYLTSANIPSETLSGAGVFQVKLGNQNVETKQLLSASYEFQREFTQGVKPSWVIARIDHAKLLE; from the exons ATGGCGCTGGCGGCTCGCCTTTTCCCCCGATGGCTTTTGTCCGGGCCACTGCCCGGAGGAGCCGCCAGACCTCGGTCCCCCGGCCGAGCCGAGGGGAGGCCGCCCTTGGCTGGActctgctgcctctgccgccGCCACCTGGGCTGGACAACGGCCCCCTGTCCTCCAGCTTCTTGGGCCTCGGCGGCCTCGGCGCTGCCTGCCCGGGACCCCCGGCGTCCCCTGCTCCGCCCCGCGGGGCTCCCCGCCGCCCTGCCCGCGCTCCCCGCCGGCCCCCGGCGCAGCTACAGCTCCGAGGAGCAGCCCCAGCAGCGCCAGAAAACCAAGATGCTCATCCTGGGCTTCTCCAACCCCGTCAACTGGGTCCGGACGCGGATCCTCGCCTTCCTCATCTGGGCCTATTTCGACAAGGAGTTCAGCATCAAGGAATTCTCCGAGGGGGCGAAGCAG gcttttgcTCATGTGTCCAGATTGCTGTCACAGTGTAAATTTGATCTGCTGGAAGAACTTGTGACCAAAGAG CTGCTGCTTGTGTTGAAAGAAAAGGTTACCTCACTACCTGACAGCCACAGAGATGCCCTTGCTGCTGACATGGATGAGATTGTGTACACCTCCACAGGAGACATCTCCATTTACTACGACGACAAAG GAAGGAAGTTTGTTAACATCCTGATGTGCTTTTGGTATCTAACCAGTGCCAACATCCCCAGTGAAACTTTAAGCGGAGCGGGTGTGTTCCAGGTTAAGTTGGGGAATCAGAACGTGGAAACTAAACAACTTCTTAGTGCAAGCTATGA GTTTCAGAGGGAGTTCACACAGGGAGTGAAGCCCAGCTGGGTCATTGCACGGATTGATCATGCCAAGTTACTAGAATAA
- the MAIP1 gene encoding m-AAA protease-interacting protein 1, mitochondrial isoform X2, which translates to MALAARLFPRWLLSGPLPGGAARPRSPGRAEGRPPLAGLCCLCRRHLGWTTAPCPPASWASAASALPARDPRRPLLRPAGLPAALPALPAGPRRSYSSEEQPQQRQKTKMLILGFSNPVNWVRTRILAFLIWAYFDKEFSIKEFSEGAKQAFAHVSRLLSQCKFDLLEELVTKELLLVLKEKVTSLPDSHRDALAADMDEIVYTSTGDISIYYDDKGFRGSSHRE; encoded by the exons ATGGCGCTGGCGGCTCGCCTTTTCCCCCGATGGCTTTTGTCCGGGCCACTGCCCGGAGGAGCCGCCAGACCTCGGTCCCCCGGCCGAGCCGAGGGGAGGCCGCCCTTGGCTGGActctgctgcctctgccgccGCCACCTGGGCTGGACAACGGCCCCCTGTCCTCCAGCTTCTTGGGCCTCGGCGGCCTCGGCGCTGCCTGCCCGGGACCCCCGGCGTCCCCTGCTCCGCCCCGCGGGGCTCCCCGCCGCCCTGCCCGCGCTCCCCGCCGGCCCCCGGCGCAGCTACAGCTCCGAGGAGCAGCCCCAGCAGCGCCAGAAAACCAAGATGCTCATCCTGGGCTTCTCCAACCCCGTCAACTGGGTCCGGACGCGGATCCTCGCCTTCCTCATCTGGGCCTATTTCGACAAGGAGTTCAGCATCAAGGAATTCTCCGAGGGGGCGAAGCAG gcttttgcTCATGTGTCCAGATTGCTGTCACAGTGTAAATTTGATCTGCTGGAAGAACTTGTGACCAAAGAG CTGCTGCTTGTGTTGAAAGAAAAGGTTACCTCACTACCTGACAGCCACAGAGATGCCCTTGCTGCTGACATGGATGAGATTGTGTACACCTCCACAGGAGACATCTCCATTTACTACGACGACAAAG GTTTCAGAGGGAGTTCACACAGGGAGTGA